AAAAGCTGCCCTAAGCTAGCAGCAGCGGCATGAAGTTCGGCCAACGCTGCAAATGCTGCCGCGACCAGCACGCCAGTGCTGCCAAAGATATGCTGGAGCCAGGCGCCTAAAACTAACATCAACGCAATGGTGCCGGCAATCAGCAATGCAGTTGAGAGCTTAAATACCCGTTCGGTCTCAAATTTAGTTTGCGTGGAAGTTTTTTGTCGATTCAGCAATCCTGTGGCTGCAGCCAACACAAGGCAGAGAGCTGCAACGAGTAGAGGGAGTGCCATAGACAGCATCAGAGCTATGGATGTTGTCGAGAGAATCGCTATGAACAGGCATAGCGAGGCCAACTGAGCCAACATGGCACAGCCAAAGGCCTGCGCCTGCTGATGTTCGTCGGACTTGGCCAGCTGGCCAAGGCTGGCTATAGCCGCAGTAGAGGACACAAATCCAGAAAAGAATCCGGTCACAGGTAGGCCCCAGTGTGGGCCCAGCATTCGGGTAAGTATGTGGCCCAGCATACCGACAGCCATGAACAGCACAACCACTTTCCAAAGGGCTGCGAGGCTTAGTACATCCCATGGATCTACAGGCGCCTGCGGCAGAAGTGGCATCACGACCAGCGCCGCAGCGCCCAGCAGAAGGCCGTCCCTCAACTCATTCTCTCTGAGTAACTCACGACTCCAGCGCTGTATTGGTCCTTTTGAATGCACCAGTAAGGCGCAAAGAATGCCCAGAGCTGCAGTCAAGGTAGGGCTCTTGTGCGATAGAGCGCCCAGAGTTAACGAAAAAAGTAGAGTCACTTCACTGGTCAGGCCTGGGTCATTGGGGGCTGATTGCCAGTAGGCAGCAACGGTCAGTGCCCCGACCAACAGGAGTACTGCAGCAAAGGGCAGCACGCCTAGCCACCAGGCCGCGCAACCAAGCAACGCTGCTATGGCATGGGTACGAGTTCCAGCGATGCTCTCGTGCTCACTCCTGCGACGCTCACTCACGAGACCGATAAGCAGACCACAGCCTAAGGAGACTACCCAATGGTCGACGCCGGCCCAACTCAGCTGCATAAGTCTCAACCCCTCGATCTGAGCAAGGCTCCTCTGCTTGATAGGACTGTAGCCTTGGCTACTACTACGCAGCTTAGTCGAGCATGAGACGACGCTGCAAGCAGGAAGAGCTGGATCTTAAAACGCATAGATCTCACCTATCTCAGTTCCTTTGTGTGAAGGAGCGTGACAGAGGAGGAGCCAAGGCCGCGCGCTCCCTTAGTAGCCTTCAACCAAAGGCATTTCCGTCCCATCGACCGCAATCATCACGCCCGTGGTGTTGGGGGCGATTTCAATTGGGACTCCCCACAACTCATTGGGCTTGCCGAAGGAGTTGACGTGATTGAACTGCCTTAGTTCATCCGGTGGCAGTTTGATGAGCTTGGGGTAGGCATTGTTGTGGGCCTTCCAGTGCCTCAGGAAGGTTTGGCAAACGCGCTTGTGGACGGTGTGGATTGGCGATTCATCGGTCATGGCACGATTGTCTCAGAGCGGGTGGCTGTGCCATGGCGTCCAACTGGAAACGGCCAGAAGCAGTCACATAGGCTTGTCGAAAGCAGATGCCTAACAAAAGCCGTCGTTGTTGTTCAACAAGCCCAGGCTTCAAGTTAATTGACGTGCAATTGGCAATTACTTACATCGATTTAGAAGGTTAATGGGGCCTATGCTCTACTCGCTGCGTGAGCTTTTCCTGACGCAACGGAATTCATGTTGAGTATTCGCGCCCCATACAAGAAGAAAGTCAGCTTCATTGACCAGCTGATAAATGGCTTAGTTGAGAGTCTTATCCAGTCCAGACAGCTTTTGCTAAAGACCGTTGCGGGGGTTTTATTTATTGCTTCAATATTGATAGCAATCACTTGGCATAATTTGAACGAGTCGTATGACTATCACGTTCAGCGGGGAGTGGATGCAGCGGTGAACCAAGCTCGCGTGTTGAGCTACGAGTTAAACACCGAGATGAGGCTTATCGATAACGCTCTGGCGACGATTGCTCACGAATTCCAAGAGACTGGATCCAGCACGCGGGAGTTTGAGAATGCCGTTGTCAATCAGCGCGCGTTGCTGCCTTTCTCCAAGGCTGTGCGCGTGGCCGATGAAGCTGGCATGGTTCGCCTGGGCCTTCTGCCTGGCGAGCATCCCTTTTCGATCAATGAGCGGGAGTACTTCGGTACCCTAAAGCGCTCAGCTCAAATGGTGATCTCGGAGCCATTGATCAGTCATTCCTTCAAGGAATGGAGCGTGGTCCTGAGTCGCAAGCTGGAGGCTCCCGATGGGACGTTCAAGGGCGCAGTCTTTGTGGTTTTGGAGGTCG
This region of Comamonas thiooxydans genomic DNA includes:
- a CDS encoding DUF4010 domain-containing protein — translated: MQLSWAGVDHWVVSLGCGLLIGLVSERRRSEHESIAGTRTHAIAALLGCAAWWLGVLPFAAVLLLVGALTVAAYWQSAPNDPGLTSEVTLLFSLTLGALSHKSPTLTAALGILCALLVHSKGPIQRWSRELLRENELRDGLLLGAAALVVMPLLPQAPVDPWDVLSLAALWKVVVLFMAVGMLGHILTRMLGPHWGLPVTGFFSGFVSSTAAIASLGQLAKSDEHQQAQAFGCAMLAQLASLCLFIAILSTTSIALMLSMALPLLVAALCLVLAAATGLLNRQKTSTQTKFETERVFKLSTALLIAGTIALMLVLGAWLQHIFGSTGVLVAAAFAALAELHAAAASLGQLFASGSLPLPTAQWGLLVILASSAIAKSVLAFAVGGVKYGTRISLGLASMVTGAGLSLLWIG